Proteins co-encoded in one Halorussus lipolyticus genomic window:
- a CDS encoding sugar phosphate isomerase/epimerase family protein encodes MTELAFSTNAYTEYELPEAVRRIADHGYSGVELLGDDPHAYFPEFGDEDRRAVQDALDETGLEVSNINANTAMGYYDDAPPSAFFDPSVVTDDDEERAWRVEYTKRAIDLAEAVDSPAVCLATGRPLPGNPPEEAHQYLRESLAEILDYAEDRGVEVGIEYEPELLVECTDEVLALIEDVGRDSLGINLDVGHAAVYGEDLTDTIHRSAGHITGVHLEDIVGGRRGKHYHRVPGEGDLDFAAIFDALSDIDYDGFATLELYTYPDEPDRVAEEAYEKLSGYV; translated from the coding sequence ATGACCGAACTGGCCTTCTCGACCAACGCCTACACCGAGTACGAACTCCCGGAAGCCGTCCGGCGCATCGCCGACCACGGGTACAGTGGGGTGGAACTCCTCGGCGACGACCCCCACGCCTACTTCCCCGAGTTCGGCGACGAGGACCGGCGGGCGGTGCAAGACGCCCTCGACGAGACCGGTCTCGAAGTCTCGAACATCAACGCCAACACCGCGATGGGGTACTACGACGACGCGCCGCCTTCGGCGTTCTTCGACCCGAGCGTCGTCACCGACGACGACGAGGAGCGCGCGTGGCGCGTCGAGTACACCAAGCGCGCAATCGACCTCGCCGAGGCCGTCGATTCTCCGGCGGTCTGTCTCGCCACCGGCAGACCCCTGCCCGGCAACCCTCCCGAGGAGGCCCACCAATATCTCCGCGAGTCGCTGGCCGAGATTCTGGACTACGCCGAGGACCGGGGCGTCGAGGTCGGCATCGAGTACGAACCCGAACTGCTGGTGGAGTGTACCGACGAAGTGCTGGCGCTCATCGAGGACGTGGGCCGGGACTCGCTGGGTATCAACCTCGACGTGGGCCACGCCGCAGTCTACGGCGAGGACCTGACCGACACCATCCACCGGAGCGCGGGCCACATCACGGGCGTCCACCTCGAAGACATCGTGGGCGGTCGCAGAGGCAAACACTACCACCGCGTGCCGGGCGAGGGGGACCTCGACTTCGCGGCCATCTTCGATGCCCTCTCGGACATCGACTACGACGGGTTCGCCACGCTCGAACTCTACACCTACCCCGACGAACCCGACCGGGTGGCCGAGGAGGCCTACGAGAAGCTGTCAGGGTACGTATAA